From the genome of Syntrophorhabdaceae bacterium:
ATGGCGCTGTTTACCTCTTCTCCTTTCTCGATCATCATCATGTGGCCGGCCTGTTCGATGAGTTTGATCTCCGACCCTTTGATCTTCCACTTGAGGTATTCGGAATATTTCGGCGGGGTGAGCAGGTCGGAAAGGGCGCAGAGGATCAGGGTGGGGCAGGTGATCTTTTCCGCCCTGTTCATGATATCGAATTTATCACAGGCGAGATAGTCGTTGTAGATGGTCCGGGCATAGCACTTCATCATTGCCTTGAATCCCTCTTCCTTTATCTCCGGCGGGGTCGTTCTTCCGAAGGCCAGATCTATGATCATCCTGACCGTCTTTTCTTTATCTTTTAATATTCCTTCGAGAAATTCCGGCATGACCCTCAGTTTCGCGCCCGTGCCGATGAGGATCAGGCCCTTCACCTTTTCCGGTGAGGAGAGGGCGAGGGACATGGCGATGGCGCCGCCCATGGAATGGCCCGCCAGATAAT
Proteins encoded in this window:
- a CDS encoding alpha/beta hydrolase translates to ERYGKGEACVFMHGAGGSSLSWYSQRALQDRMEVVLLDLPGHGDSPGPAPDNIEEYCEAVQGTLAEMGLDRYYLAGHSMGGAIAMSLALSSPEKVKGLILIGTGAKLRVMPEFLEGILKDKEKTVRMIIDLAFGRTTPPEIKEEGFKAMMKCYARTIYNDYLACDKFDIMNRAEKITCPTLILCALSDLLTPPKYSEYLKWKIKGSEIKLIEQAGHMMMIEKGEEVNSAIRAFIG